The following coding sequences are from one Arthrobacter sp. 24S4-2 window:
- a CDS encoding ABC transporter ATP-binding protein, translating to MLELDGVGFGYSRQDWVFRDVSFRVPAGTATAVLGPNGSGKTTLVRCAAGLLDPAEGTVRRDDGAGYVPQARGSAFGYTALDMVLMGRARQVGIFRTPGAADRAAALEAMEKVGVAGLRDRRFPTLSGGEQQLVLIARAIAAGCPVLVLDEPATGLDLKNQVRVLSLLRELMTDGMALLLSTHHPDHALYLADHAVLLGRSGARTGDAAELLTDAALTALYGVSVRTLPYSDGGTPRRTVVVPYGAAREEQA from the coding sequence GTGCTTGAGCTGGACGGTGTTGGCTTCGGCTACAGCCGGCAGGACTGGGTCTTCCGCGACGTCAGCTTCCGCGTGCCGGCCGGCACGGCGACGGCGGTGCTGGGACCCAACGGCAGCGGCAAAACCACTCTGGTCCGGTGCGCCGCAGGGCTGCTGGATCCTGCGGAAGGAACAGTACGCCGGGACGACGGCGCCGGGTACGTTCCGCAGGCCCGCGGCAGCGCGTTTGGCTACACCGCCCTGGACATGGTGCTGATGGGGAGGGCCCGGCAGGTGGGGATCTTCCGGACGCCCGGAGCCGCGGACCGGGCCGCCGCGCTGGAGGCCATGGAGAAGGTCGGCGTGGCCGGGCTGCGCGACCGCCGCTTCCCCACCCTCAGCGGCGGCGAGCAGCAGCTGGTCCTGATTGCCCGGGCCATCGCGGCCGGCTGCCCCGTACTGGTGCTGGACGAGCCCGCCACAGGCCTGGACCTCAAGAACCAGGTCCGCGTCCTGTCGCTCCTGCGCGAACTGATGACCGACGGCATGGCCCTGCTCCTGAGCACCCACCATCCGGACCACGCCCTGTACCTCGCCGACCATGCCGTTCTCCTGGGCCGCAGCGGAGCCCGGACCGGGGACGCCGCGGAGCTGCTCACCGACGCCGCGCTGACGGCCCTGTACGGGGTTTCGGTCCGGACGCTCCCCTATTCCGACGGCGGCACTCCCCGCCGGACCGTTGTGGTTCCCTACGGAGCGGCCAGGGAGGAACAGGCCTGA
- a CDS encoding iron ABC transporter permease has product MLDEASSAKLNRVRLQAPGEGGLPGHRKRVGRAAVLGPVVVAAVLVTAVGLLALALGRFNVPLGHVVQILAAQVVPFPVEASQTEQNVVLLVRLPRILLAVLVGGGLAIGGAALQAIFRNPLVSPEIIGVSAGASLGGALALLLGLGSFLLVAGSFAFGLVALGLLFLITSGRGGTPMLMIVLGGVVTGSFFSALVALVTYIADPNTTLPAIVFWLLGSVSSATFAKVAVAALPVVGGAVVLLLLRWRINVLSLGDEDAAALGLRPRPLRWVVLVAVALIVAGAVAVSGAVSWVGLVVPHLARMWVGPDHRVLLPVSFLLGGAYIVLVDTVARTATAGEIPLGVLTALIGAPVFFLLLRRNRERIWESA; this is encoded by the coding sequence ATGCTGGATGAAGCCAGCTCAGCGAAACTGAACCGTGTCCGCCTGCAGGCTCCCGGGGAAGGTGGGCTGCCGGGCCATCGAAAGCGGGTGGGCAGGGCGGCCGTCCTTGGACCCGTTGTGGTCGCCGCCGTGCTGGTGACCGCCGTCGGGCTTCTGGCGCTGGCCCTGGGCCGGTTCAACGTGCCACTCGGCCACGTTGTCCAGATCCTCGCCGCCCAGGTTGTGCCATTTCCGGTCGAGGCGAGCCAGACCGAACAGAACGTGGTCCTGCTGGTCCGGCTGCCTCGGATCCTGCTGGCCGTGCTGGTGGGAGGCGGGCTGGCGATCGGAGGTGCGGCCCTCCAGGCCATCTTCCGCAACCCGCTGGTCAGCCCGGAGATCATCGGCGTATCCGCCGGCGCATCCCTCGGCGGAGCCCTGGCCCTGCTGCTCGGGCTGGGATCCTTCCTGCTGGTGGCCGGCTCTTTTGCCTTCGGCCTGGTGGCGCTCGGACTGCTGTTCCTGATCACGTCCGGCCGCGGCGGAACGCCGATGCTCATGATCGTGCTCGGCGGCGTGGTCACGGGGTCGTTCTTCTCGGCTTTGGTGGCACTGGTGACCTACATCGCGGATCCGAACACCACCCTGCCGGCCATCGTCTTCTGGCTGCTCGGGAGTGTGTCCTCCGCAACCTTCGCGAAGGTCGCCGTTGCCGCGCTGCCCGTGGTGGGCGGCGCCGTCGTGCTTCTCCTGCTGCGCTGGCGGATCAACGTGCTGTCCCTCGGCGACGAGGATGCCGCGGCGCTGGGCCTCAGACCCCGACCGCTGCGCTGGGTGGTGCTGGTTGCCGTGGCGCTCATCGTGGCCGGTGCGGTGGCAGTCAGCGGCGCGGTCAGCTGGGTGGGCCTGGTGGTGCCGCACCTGGCGCGGATGTGGGTTGGCCCGGACCACCGGGTGCTCCTGCCGGTGTCCTTCCTCCTGGGCGGCGCCTACATCGTGCTGGTGGACACCGTGGCCCGCACGGCCACCGCAGGAGAAATCCCGCTGGGAGTCCTCACAGCCCTCATCGGCGCGCCCGTGTTCTTCCTGCTCCTGCGCCGGAACCGGGAGAGGATCTGGGAAAGTGCTTGA
- a CDS encoding ABC transporter substrate-binding protein, with amino-acid sequence MRIDDLNRRAVLQVFVAGGSAALLAGCGASGPPTAASPSGSGTASAGSESISITDQRGKKITFAKPVTTVVTIPMPAASLLVAVDRSADHLSAMHNASWAAMRDGIMGTMFPSALKLPHEIAAQDFTPNVESVRALNPDVVIQWSDSQLVEPLENAGLTVIGLKNTGTQEDVDAWITMFAAMLGKPERATEIKEHSDKELAEIKSVAAGRGSAGPSILYFNRFTGGLKAAAANTYNDFYIKLVGGTNPATDKDPLPGAGMVGLDVEQVLRWDPEVILLGNFDVAMPKDIYSDPVWQNVAAVRSRRVYKVPLGGYRWDPPGQESPLMWHWLSDIAFPQARSGLRSKVTEYFQFLYNHEPTSGELDKILWTAGNSDSADYQQFNAG; translated from the coding sequence ATGCGGATCGACGATCTAAACCGCCGCGCCGTGCTTCAGGTGTTTGTGGCGGGCGGCTCGGCAGCCCTCCTCGCCGGATGCGGAGCCTCCGGCCCGCCAACGGCAGCCTCCCCCAGCGGTTCCGGAACCGCTTCAGCAGGTTCCGAAAGCATCAGCATCACGGACCAGCGCGGCAAGAAAATCACCTTCGCCAAACCGGTCACCACGGTGGTGACCATCCCCATGCCGGCCGCGTCACTGCTGGTCGCCGTCGACCGGAGTGCCGACCACCTCAGCGCCATGCACAACGCATCATGGGCGGCGATGCGGGACGGGATCATGGGAACCATGTTCCCCAGCGCCCTGAAACTCCCGCACGAAATCGCGGCCCAGGACTTCACCCCCAACGTGGAGAGCGTGCGGGCGCTGAACCCCGATGTTGTGATCCAGTGGTCCGACTCCCAGCTGGTCGAACCCCTGGAAAATGCCGGACTGACCGTGATCGGACTGAAAAACACAGGTACGCAGGAGGACGTGGACGCCTGGATCACCATGTTCGCTGCCATGCTGGGCAAACCGGAACGGGCCACCGAAATCAAGGAACACAGCGACAAGGAGCTGGCTGAAATCAAATCCGTGGCGGCCGGCCGAGGCTCCGCAGGGCCCAGCATTCTCTACTTCAACAGGTTCACCGGAGGACTCAAAGCCGCCGCGGCCAACACCTACAACGACTTCTACATCAAGCTGGTGGGCGGCACCAATCCCGCCACCGACAAGGACCCGTTGCCGGGCGCCGGCATGGTTGGCCTGGACGTGGAGCAGGTCCTCAGATGGGACCCCGAGGTCATCCTGCTGGGCAACTTCGATGTGGCCATGCCGAAGGACATCTACTCGGACCCGGTCTGGCAGAACGTCGCCGCGGTGCGCTCGCGCCGCGTCTACAAGGTGCCGCTCGGAGGCTACCGGTGGGATCCCCCGGGCCAGGAATCGCCCCTCATGTGGCACTGGCTTTCCGACATCGCATTCCCCCAGGCCCGGTCCGGACTGCGCAGCAAAGTCACCGAATACTTCCAGTTCCTCTACAACCATGAGCCCACCTCCGGCGAGCTGGACAAGATCCTCTGGACCGCTGGAAACAGCGACTCCGCCGACTACCAACAATTCAATGCTGGATGA
- a CDS encoding DUF6390 family protein produces MMVVDGAQLFVRYAYPPNSRGSCGPPDSDALLHYGQSGVTDQGLRELAKGFAGAWPYLELIAGSNGITDPLDARVVEAYWVGNSLLDSVGITNIGNSMEDRFRARTGHQFPHLAEGVLAGGVPHHSFHVFEIYPWLGLLHDDRRHATALNVLDRCRIRWGEIVAITGDDAVVRSRPLVWDGASLGVGEPVVETAKYAVNGTGFVAGLAAGDVVSLHWDWVCDRLSRPQLQRLKHFTVRHLRIANSGVEHRGAAIALERHG; encoded by the coding sequence ATGATGGTTGTCGACGGTGCCCAGTTGTTTGTCCGTTACGCCTACCCGCCCAATTCCCGGGGCAGCTGCGGGCCCCCGGACAGTGACGCCCTCCTGCACTACGGCCAGTCCGGCGTGACGGACCAGGGGCTCCGCGAGCTGGCCAAGGGCTTCGCCGGCGCGTGGCCATATCTGGAGCTGATCGCGGGGTCCAACGGCATAACAGACCCTCTCGATGCCCGCGTGGTGGAGGCCTACTGGGTGGGCAACAGCCTGCTGGACTCCGTGGGTATCACCAATATCGGCAACTCCATGGAGGACCGGTTCCGGGCCCGCACCGGGCACCAGTTCCCGCATCTGGCCGAAGGCGTCCTGGCCGGCGGCGTTCCGCATCACAGCTTCCATGTTTTTGAGATCTACCCCTGGCTGGGCCTGCTGCACGACGACCGGCGCCACGCCACCGCCCTGAACGTGCTGGACCGCTGCCGGATCCGGTGGGGCGAGATAGTGGCGATCACCGGCGACGACGCCGTGGTGCGGTCCCGGCCGCTGGTGTGGGACGGTGCGTCTCTTGGCGTGGGCGAACCCGTAGTGGAGACAGCGAAGTATGCCGTGAACGGAACAGGTTTTGTGGCAGGGCTGGCGGCCGGCGATGTGGTGTCGCTGCACTGGGACTGGGTGTGTGACAGGCTCTCCCGGCCCCAGCTGCAGCGGCTGAAGCACTTCACGGTGCGCCATCTGCGTATTGCCAACAGCGGCGTCGAACACCGCGGGGCAGCGATCGCCCTGGAACGCCACGGCTGA
- a CDS encoding HypC/HybG/HupF family hydrogenase formation chaperone, whose translation MCLGIPGQVIELLEGYGNQLALVDVAGVQRKINIGLLDEGPLEPGTWVLIHMGFALERVDSAGADRAMDGLELMGRPRDSDGESG comes from the coding sequence ATGTGCCTAGGAATACCCGGCCAGGTCATCGAGCTGCTGGAGGGCTACGGCAACCAGCTCGCCCTGGTGGATGTGGCCGGCGTGCAGCGGAAGATCAACATCGGCCTGCTGGACGAGGGGCCGCTGGAGCCCGGAACGTGGGTGCTCATCCACATGGGATTCGCCTTGGAACGCGTCGACTCCGCGGGCGCCGACCGGGCCATGGACGGACTGGAGCTGATGGGCCGTCCCCGGGATTCAGACGGCGAGTCCGGCTAG
- a CDS encoding hydrogenase maturation protease — translation MTLEVRPGTAPRGDGETAVETAAPGPRILVAGVGNMFLRDDGFGPEVARRLAVEADRAVPGMLAVDYGIRGMHLAYDLLAGVDVLVLVDTVPPGAALPDGEGSDSGNADGEGAGAPGSIRVLRVRPEHLDGASALDPHGMDPVAVLGRLRSLGGELPLTYVVGCVPADLTEGIGLSAAVAAAVPQAIAAVVGLVSKHHPVPEPDPVPEPDSEGPPCA, via the coding sequence GTGACCCTGGAGGTCCGGCCCGGCACCGCCCCGCGCGGCGACGGCGAGACGGCGGTCGAGACGGCGGCGCCCGGACCCCGCATCCTGGTGGCAGGAGTGGGCAACATGTTCCTGCGCGACGACGGCTTCGGCCCGGAAGTGGCCCGCCGGCTGGCTGTCGAGGCTGACCGCGCCGTTCCGGGCATGCTCGCCGTGGACTACGGAATCCGGGGCATGCACCTGGCCTACGACCTGCTGGCCGGCGTGGACGTCCTGGTGCTGGTGGACACAGTGCCTCCGGGCGCGGCGCTGCCGGACGGCGAAGGGTCCGACAGCGGCAATGCCGACGGGGAAGGTGCCGGGGCGCCCGGCAGCATCAGGGTGCTCCGGGTGCGCCCGGAGCACCTCGACGGCGCCTCAGCCCTCGACCCTCACGGCATGGATCCGGTGGCCGTGCTGGGGCGTCTTCGCTCGCTTGGCGGTGAGCTGCCCCTGACCTACGTGGTGGGCTGCGTGCCTGCGGACCTGACGGAAGGGATCGGCCTGAGCGCCGCCGTGGCGGCGGCGGTACCGCAGGCGATTGCCGCCGTCGTCGGCCTTGTCTCCAAACACCACCCTGTCCCCGAACCTGACCCAGTCCCCGAACCTGATAGCGAGGGCCCACCATGTGCCTAG
- a CDS encoding DUF6084 family protein, translating into MTGLAFTVVDVQPEPYAAAPQLTARLRLTEATGTAIHAIALRCQVRILPQRRGYAAEEEPGLLDLFGARGRWPNTLKSFLWMQCSTMVQGFSGSTEVDLPLPCTFDFDVAAAKYLNALRDGEIPLEFLFSGTVFTKGQTGFGVEQVPWDLEASYRLPVSVWQRLMDLYFPNAGWIRLDRDVLAALSRYKSVRGLTSWEATVESLLAAAASGVVGERLP; encoded by the coding sequence ATGACCGGGCTGGCGTTCACCGTCGTCGACGTCCAGCCGGAGCCGTACGCCGCGGCGCCGCAGCTGACCGCCCGGCTGCGCCTGACCGAAGCCACGGGCACCGCCATCCACGCCATCGCGCTCCGCTGCCAGGTGCGCATCCTCCCGCAGCGCCGCGGCTACGCGGCCGAAGAGGAACCGGGGCTGCTGGATCTTTTCGGCGCACGCGGGCGCTGGCCCAACACGCTCAAGTCGTTCCTCTGGATGCAGTGCAGCACCATGGTGCAGGGCTTCTCCGGCAGCACCGAGGTTGACCTCCCGCTGCCGTGCACCTTTGATTTCGATGTTGCGGCCGCGAAGTACCTCAACGCCCTGCGCGACGGCGAGATCCCCCTGGAGTTCCTGTTCTCCGGAACCGTCTTCACCAAGGGCCAGACGGGCTTCGGCGTGGAACAGGTGCCGTGGGACCTCGAGGCCTCGTACCGGCTTCCCGTGTCCGTCTGGCAGCGGCTGATGGATCTGTATTTCCCGAATGCGGGCTGGATCCGCCTGGACCGCGACGTCCTGGCGGCCCTGTCCCGGTACAAGTCGGTCCGCGGCCTGACGTCGTGGGAGGCCACCGTCGAATCCCTTCTGGCCGCTGCAGCCTCCGGAGTGGTCGGGGAGAGGCTCCCATGA
- a CDS encoding DUF5947 family protein, with translation MTATGSGGLPIALLRRIAAQPAAVPAGERCEMCGEPIPEAHQHVVDVESHAMLCTCRPCYLLFTDSTAHLRFRSVPDRYFSFPDFELGPGQWDELEIPVGLAFFFRSSKLDRTVAFYPGPAGATESELPLDAWGAVLARNPALAVAAPDTEALLIRGPGPDRPQADCHLVPVDACYELVGQLRRVWRGFDGGQEARDQLAAFFESVSRRSKPARAEFRGSFADGPAGGPQ, from the coding sequence ATGACAGCGACTGGCTCCGGCGGCCTGCCCATAGCCCTGCTCCGGCGGATCGCCGCACAGCCGGCCGCCGTGCCTGCCGGCGAGCGCTGCGAAATGTGCGGCGAACCCATCCCCGAGGCCCACCAGCACGTGGTGGACGTCGAAAGCCACGCCATGCTGTGCACCTGCCGGCCCTGCTACCTGCTCTTCACGGACAGCACTGCCCACCTCCGCTTCCGTTCGGTGCCGGACCGGTACTTCTCGTTTCCGGACTTCGAGCTGGGCCCGGGCCAGTGGGACGAGCTGGAAATACCGGTTGGCCTCGCCTTCTTCTTCCGCAGCTCCAAACTGGACCGGACGGTCGCCTTCTACCCGGGCCCTGCGGGAGCCACGGAATCCGAGCTCCCGCTGGACGCCTGGGGCGCCGTGCTGGCACGCAACCCGGCGCTGGCAGTGGCCGCCCCTGACACCGAGGCGCTACTGATCCGCGGCCCCGGCCCGGACCGCCCGCAGGCCGACTGCCACCTGGTGCCGGTGGACGCCTGCTATGAACTCGTGGGGCAGCTTCGCCGCGTCTGGCGCGGGTTCGACGGCGGACAGGAGGCCCGCGACCAGCTCGCCGCCTTCTTTGAAAGCGTCAGCCGCCGCAGCAAACCGGCGCGCGCGGAATTCCGCGGATCTTTCGCGGACGGACCGGCGGGTGGGCCGCAATGA
- a CDS encoding NifU family protein, with protein sequence MPGEDRPRQAGDRIESLLDALGAGGAVARGRAEELVRQVTDLYGSGLARILEILDDRGQLDRATLDALTADELVSSLLVIHGLHPQDLETRVTAALDSVRPYLGSHGGNVELLDVSPEGVVRLKLLGTCQGCPSSSVTLKFAVEEAIESAAPEVTAIQVVEEESRPATPAVIPVDALLVRLNHPDGGDAGNGGAGDGGGGRNGAGGTRTAPGAGPAGNWHEHAPGCWQAAPEIAGLEQGEVAGFLVGGYPVLACRTGQDLYAYRDYCPRCTGSMAGATLQRALAGPVGGGLLRCPACRAHFDVRQAGSCLEDRNLHLDPLPLLVRSGVMSVAVPAVSSQDA encoded by the coding sequence ATGCCTGGCGAGGACCGGCCGCGGCAGGCCGGCGACCGGATCGAAAGTCTGCTCGACGCCCTCGGAGCCGGCGGGGCGGTGGCCCGCGGGCGCGCCGAGGAACTGGTCCGCCAGGTCACGGACCTGTACGGTTCCGGGCTGGCCAGGATCCTGGAAATCCTCGATGACCGCGGACAGCTCGACCGCGCCACCCTGGATGCACTGACCGCGGACGAACTGGTGTCCAGCCTGCTGGTGATCCACGGGCTACACCCCCAGGACCTGGAAACCCGTGTGACGGCTGCGCTGGACAGTGTGAGGCCCTACCTGGGCTCGCACGGCGGCAACGTGGAGCTTCTGGATGTCAGCCCCGAGGGCGTGGTGCGGCTGAAACTGCTCGGCACCTGCCAGGGCTGCCCGTCGTCGTCCGTCACGCTCAAGTTCGCCGTCGAAGAGGCCATTGAGTCGGCGGCGCCCGAGGTGACCGCCATCCAGGTGGTCGAGGAGGAGTCCCGCCCGGCCACTCCCGCCGTGATCCCGGTGGACGCGCTGCTGGTCCGGCTGAACCATCCGGACGGCGGCGACGCAGGTAACGGTGGCGCAGGTGACGGCGGCGGCGGCAGGAACGGCGCCGGCGGCACACGTACCGCACCCGGTGCCGGCCCGGCGGGAAACTGGCACGAGCACGCCCCCGGCTGCTGGCAGGCCGCGCCGGAAATCGCCGGCCTGGAACAGGGCGAAGTGGCCGGTTTCCTGGTGGGCGGATACCCGGTGCTCGCCTGCCGGACCGGGCAGGATCTCTATGCGTACCGGGACTACTGCCCGCGCTGCACCGGGTCCATGGCCGGCGCCACTCTCCAGCGCGCCCTCGCGGGCCCCGTGGGCGGCGGCCTGCTCCGCTGCCCGGCCTGCCGAGCGCATTTCGACGTGCGGCAAGCCGGTTCCTGCCTCGAAGACAGGAACCTGCACCTTGATCCGCTGCCCCTCCTGGTGCGGTCTGGCGTCATGTCTGTGGCTGTTCCGGCCGTATCCAGCCAGGACGCCTGA
- a CDS encoding nickel-dependent hydrogenase large subunit codes for MDIGYIKATGRSVQINLPKTALKGPVSFEWNIPQWSNTLERNRARTYFQAYAAAAALHFAEKALEEIRAGRTKTWESFEVPDEAISCGFTEAVRGVLSHHMVIRDGKIANYHPYPPTPWNASPTDSSGTAGPYEDAVQGQPIFEENSRENFKGIDIMRTVRSFDPCLPCGVHMYLGNGQTLEKLHSPTQTLTAE; via the coding sequence GTGGACATCGGCTACATCAAGGCCACCGGCAGGAGCGTCCAGATCAACCTGCCCAAGACCGCGCTGAAGGGCCCCGTGTCCTTCGAGTGGAACATTCCGCAGTGGAGCAACACGCTCGAACGCAACCGGGCGCGCACCTACTTCCAGGCCTACGCCGCGGCCGCCGCGCTGCACTTCGCGGAAAAGGCCCTGGAGGAAATCCGGGCCGGCCGCACCAAGACCTGGGAGTCCTTCGAGGTGCCGGACGAGGCCATCAGCTGCGGCTTCACGGAGGCTGTGCGGGGCGTCCTGTCCCACCACATGGTGATCCGCGACGGCAAGATCGCCAACTACCATCCCTACCCGCCGACCCCCTGGAACGCGAGCCCCACGGATTCCTCCGGAACCGCCGGCCCGTACGAGGACGCGGTGCAGGGGCAGCCTATTTTCGAGGAAAACAGCCGCGAGAACTTCAAGGGCATCGACATCATGCGCACCGTGCGCAGCTTTGACCCTTGCCTGCCCTGCGGCGTGCACATGTACCTGGGCAACGGCCAGACGCTCGAGAAGCTGCACTCACCCACCCAGACCCTGACCGCAGAGTAG
- a CDS encoding nickel-dependent hydrogenase large subunit, translated as MTSTIPMPSGSGTGNNNLVEMAWDPITRIVGSLGIYTKIDFANNQVVECKSTSSIFRGYSIFMKGKDPRDAHFITSRICGICGDNHATCSCYAQNMAYGVKPPNLGEWIVNLGEAAEYMFDHNIFQENLVGVDYCEKMVSETNPGVLAKAENTRAPHEAEHGYRTIADIMRSLNPFTGEFYREALQVSRATREMFCLMEGRHVHPSTLYPGGVGTVATIQLMTDYITRLMRYVEFMKKVVPMHDDLFDFFYEALPGYEQVGLRRTLLGCWGSLQDPDYCNFEYKDMTEWGRKMFVTPGVVVDGKLVTTDLVRINLGIRIMLGSSYYEDWEDQEMFVTHDPLGNPVDRRHPWNQHTNPRPQKRDLSEKYSWVMSPVGSTARTTWRWTPAAARWRASGPLHWPGWWTSATSRPPAGASRSTCPRPR; from the coding sequence ATGACCTCAACGATTCCAATGCCGTCCGGAAGCGGAACGGGCAACAACAACCTGGTGGAGATGGCCTGGGACCCGATCACGAGGATCGTGGGCAGCCTGGGCATCTACACCAAGATCGATTTCGCCAACAACCAGGTGGTGGAGTGCAAAAGCACGTCCTCGATCTTCCGCGGCTACTCCATCTTCATGAAGGGCAAGGACCCCCGGGACGCGCACTTCATCACCAGCCGCATCTGCGGGATCTGCGGCGATAACCACGCCACCTGCTCCTGTTATGCGCAGAACATGGCGTACGGCGTGAAGCCGCCGAACCTGGGTGAGTGGATAGTGAACCTGGGCGAAGCTGCCGAGTACATGTTCGACCACAACATCTTCCAGGAAAACCTGGTGGGCGTGGACTACTGCGAAAAGATGGTGTCCGAGACCAACCCCGGTGTCCTGGCCAAGGCGGAAAACACCCGGGCGCCGCACGAGGCCGAGCACGGCTACCGGACCATCGCCGACATCATGCGCTCGCTGAACCCGTTCACCGGCGAGTTCTACCGGGAGGCCCTTCAGGTCAGCCGGGCCACCCGCGAAATGTTCTGCCTCATGGAGGGGCGCCACGTGCACCCGTCCACGCTCTACCCCGGCGGCGTGGGTACGGTCGCCACCATCCAACTCATGACGGACTACATCACCCGGCTCATGCGCTACGTCGAGTTCATGAAGAAGGTCGTCCCCATGCACGACGACCTGTTCGACTTCTTCTACGAGGCGCTGCCGGGTTACGAACAGGTGGGGCTGCGGCGCACGCTGCTGGGCTGCTGGGGCTCGCTCCAGGACCCCGACTACTGCAATTTCGAGTACAAGGACATGACCGAGTGGGGCCGGAAGATGTTCGTCACCCCGGGCGTTGTGGTGGACGGCAAACTGGTCACCACCGACCTGGTTCGGATCAACCTGGGCATCCGGATCATGCTTGGCTCCTCCTACTACGAAGACTGGGAAGACCAGGAGATGTTCGTGACCCACGATCCGTTGGGCAACCCGGTGGACCGGCGGCATCCGTGGAACCAGCACACCAATCCGCGGCCGCAGAAGCGGGACCTTTCGGAAAAGTACAGCTGGGTCATGTCCCCCGTTGGTTCGACGGCGAGAACAACCTGGCGCTGGACACCGGCGGCGGCCCGCTGGCGCGCCTCTGGGCCACTGCACTGGCCGGGCTGGTGGACATCGGCTACATCAAGGCCACCGGCAGGAGCGTCCAGATCAACCTGCCCAAGACCGCGCTGA
- a CDS encoding hydrogenase expression protein HypE, with protein sequence MPTETSLKAEEALIHVLWINAGLSCDGDSVALTAATQPSVEEIALGALPGLPRIAMHWPLIDFECGPQEGADDFLEWFRKADRGELEPFVLVVEGSIPNEKLHDPGGYWCGFGNDLETGQPITTSEWLDRLAPKATAIIAAGTCATYGGIHAMAGNPTGAMGVPDYLGYDWKSKAGIPIVCVPGCPIQPDNLSETMTYLLYQATGQAPMIPLDDNLRPTWLFGKTVHEGCDRAGYYEQGDFATEYGSPKCIVKLGCWGPVVKCNVPKRGWMNGVGGCPNVGGICIGCTMPGFPDKFMPFMDEPPGGKLSTNTIRPYGAAIRALRGITTHTLDQEPKWRRPGRELLTGAQRTW encoded by the coding sequence ATGCCTACTGAAACTTCCCTCAAGGCCGAAGAAGCCCTTATTCACGTGCTGTGGATCAACGCAGGGCTCAGCTGCGACGGCGATTCCGTGGCCCTGACCGCGGCCACCCAGCCCAGCGTCGAGGAGATAGCCCTCGGCGCGTTGCCAGGTTTGCCGCGAATCGCCATGCACTGGCCGCTGATCGACTTCGAGTGCGGCCCGCAGGAAGGGGCCGACGACTTCCTGGAGTGGTTCCGCAAGGCGGACCGCGGCGAGCTGGAGCCGTTTGTGCTGGTGGTGGAGGGATCCATCCCCAACGAAAAACTCCACGACCCCGGCGGCTACTGGTGCGGTTTCGGGAACGACCTCGAGACCGGGCAGCCCATCACCACCAGCGAATGGCTGGACCGGCTGGCCCCCAAGGCCACGGCCATCATCGCGGCCGGCACGTGCGCCACCTACGGCGGAATCCACGCGATGGCCGGAAACCCCACCGGAGCCATGGGCGTGCCGGACTACCTCGGGTACGACTGGAAGTCCAAGGCCGGCATCCCCATTGTCTGCGTCCCGGGATGCCCCATCCAGCCGGACAACCTCTCCGAAACCATGACGTACCTGCTCTACCAGGCCACCGGGCAGGCCCCGATGATTCCGCTGGACGACAACCTGCGGCCCACCTGGCTGTTCGGCAAGACCGTCCATGAAGGCTGCGACAGGGCCGGATACTACGAGCAGGGTGACTTTGCCACGGAATACGGATCCCCCAAGTGCATTGTGAAACTGGGCTGCTGGGGCCCGGTGGTCAAGTGCAACGTGCCCAAGCGCGGCTGGATGAACGGCGTGGGAGGCTGCCCGAACGTGGGCGGCATCTGCATCGGCTGCACCATGCCGGGATTCCCGGACAAGTTCATGCCCTTCATGGACGAGCCGCCCGGCGGCAAGCTCTCCACGAACACCATCCGCCCCTACGGTGCGGCCATCAGGGCGCTTCGCGGCATCACCACCCACACGCTGGACCAGGAGCCCAAATGGCGGCGGCCCGGACGTGAACTCCTTACCGGTGCCCAGCGCACCTGGTAG